The proteins below come from a single Rhizobium tropici CIAT 899 genomic window:
- the gndA gene encoding NADP-dependent phosphogluconate dehydrogenase: MEKAEIGLIGLAVMGSNLALNIAEKGNKIAVFNRTPQVTDEFYANAGALKDKIIPCKTIEEFVEAIRPPRPIIIMIKAGEPVDQQMAALQPYLDKGDIMIDAGNANFRDTIARFDRLKDTGLTFIGMGVSGGEEGARHGPSIMVGGTEESYKRVEKVLTSIAAKYNDDPCVAWLGNDGAGHFVKTIHNGIEYADMQMIAEIYGILRDGLGKSAADISSIFGEWNKGRLNSYLIEITEKVLAAKDPATGNAMPDVILDKAGQKGTGKWSVIEAQNMGIPATAIEAAVAARSLSAIKSQREAAETIFGTPDYKFPIAFGPDLLKDLELALFAAKIGAYAQGFAVMAEASKEFNWSLPMPVIAKIWRAGCIIRSQFLDEITSAFTKTPDAANLIVTPAFAEMVKESIPSLRRIVSAATAAGLPVPALASALTYFDAYRQARGTANLIQAQRDFFGAHGFDRVDGKDIHHGPWGSGASA, translated from the coding sequence GTGGAAAAGGCAGAAATCGGGCTGATCGGTCTCGCGGTAATGGGATCGAATCTGGCGCTCAACATCGCTGAAAAAGGCAACAAGATTGCAGTGTTCAACCGTACTCCTCAGGTAACGGATGAATTCTACGCGAATGCGGGCGCACTCAAAGACAAGATCATTCCCTGCAAGACGATCGAGGAGTTCGTCGAGGCAATCCGTCCGCCACGGCCGATCATCATCATGATCAAGGCCGGCGAGCCGGTCGACCAGCAGATGGCGGCGCTGCAGCCCTATCTGGACAAGGGCGACATCATGATCGACGCCGGCAACGCTAATTTCCGCGACACGATCGCCCGCTTCGACCGCCTCAAGGATACCGGCCTGACCTTCATCGGCATGGGCGTGTCCGGCGGCGAGGAAGGTGCGCGTCACGGCCCCTCCATCATGGTCGGCGGCACGGAAGAGTCCTACAAGCGCGTCGAGAAGGTGCTGACCTCGATCGCTGCGAAATACAACGACGATCCATGCGTTGCCTGGCTCGGCAATGACGGCGCCGGTCACTTCGTCAAGACGATCCACAACGGCATCGAATATGCCGATATGCAGATGATCGCCGAAATCTACGGCATCCTGCGCGACGGCCTCGGCAAGAGCGCCGCCGATATCAGCTCGATCTTCGGCGAATGGAACAAGGGTCGCCTCAACTCCTATCTCATCGAGATCACCGAGAAGGTTCTTGCCGCGAAGGATCCCGCAACCGGCAATGCCATGCCTGATGTCATTCTCGACAAAGCCGGCCAGAAGGGCACAGGCAAGTGGTCGGTTATCGAAGCCCAGAACATGGGCATTCCTGCAACCGCCATCGAAGCCGCCGTTGCCGCCCGCAGCCTCTCGGCCATCAAGAGCCAGCGCGAGGCCGCCGAGACGATCTTCGGCACGCCGGACTACAAGTTCCCGATCGCTTTCGGTCCCGATCTGCTGAAGGATCTCGAGCTTGCGCTGTTCGCGGCCAAGATCGGCGCTTACGCGCAGGGCTTTGCCGTCATGGCCGAGGCCTCGAAGGAGTTCAACTGGTCGCTGCCGATGCCTGTCATCGCCAAGATCTGGCGCGCCGGCTGCATCATCCGCTCGCAGTTCCTCGACGAGATCACCAGCGCCTTCACGAAGACGCCGGATGCGGCGAACCTGATCGTTACTCCGGCCTTTGCAGAGATGGTCAAGGAATCGATCCCGTCGCTGCGCCGCATCGTTTCGGCTGCGACTGCTGCCGGCCTGCCGGTTCCTGCGCTTGCTTCTGCGCTGACCTATTTCGACGCGTATCGCCAGGCGCGCGGCACCGCCAATCTGATCCAGGCTCAGCGCGACTTCTTCGGCGCTCACGGCTTCGACCGTGTCGACGGCAAGGATATTCACCACGGCCCATGGGGCAGTGGTGCTTCAGCCTGA
- a CDS encoding ABC-type transport auxiliary lipoprotein family protein encodes MVGCVSSERHQVWKAVIALPLLAALLGGCGTSSNNDTYDLSASAKTNGPSVKSRQILIPPPTALQALDSNQIVIRVSGSEIQYLGKSQWSDKLSRMVQSKLVEAFENTGKLGGVGVPGQGLAIDYQIVTDIRSFEINASGGHKTAVVEISEKILNDRTGTVKAQNVFRKVVPVSGGSNPDFVRALDAAFAGVTGELVDWTLRSL; translated from the coding sequence ATGGTCGGTTGCGTGTCGAGTGAGCGTCATCAGGTGTGGAAAGCTGTGATCGCGTTGCCGTTGCTCGCGGCCTTGCTGGGAGGCTGTGGAACCTCCTCCAACAATGATACCTACGATCTTTCCGCGTCGGCGAAGACGAATGGACCTTCGGTCAAAAGCCGCCAGATCCTCATCCCGCCGCCGACCGCGCTGCAGGCTCTGGACAGCAATCAGATCGTCATTCGCGTCTCGGGCTCGGAAATTCAATATCTCGGCAAATCGCAATGGAGCGACAAGCTGAGCAGAATGGTGCAATCGAAACTTGTCGAGGCTTTCGAGAATACCGGTAAGCTCGGTGGCGTCGGCGTGCCGGGGCAGGGGCTTGCGATCGACTATCAGATCGTCACCGATATCCGCTCCTTCGAGATCAATGCGTCCGGCGGCCACAAGACGGCAGTCGTCGAAATCTCCGAAAAGATCCTGAACGATCGCACCGGCACGGTGAAGGCGCAGAACGTGTTCCGGAAGGTCGTGCCGGTCAGCGGCGGCAGCAATCCCGATTTCGTCCGGGCGCTCGATGCCGCATTTGCCGGTGTGACAGGCGAACTCGTCGACTGGACGTTGCGCTCGCTGTAA